From a single Cupriavidus taiwanensis LMG 19424 genomic region:
- a CDS encoding cbb3-type cytochrome oxidase subunit 3, which produces MAMITAIATVVSMVVFLGICWWAWSAGRQAANRESAMLPFALPDETTTTSSRNT; this is translated from the coding sequence ATGGCCATGATCACCGCCATTGCAACCGTCGTGTCGATGGTTGTCTTCCTCGGCATCTGCTGGTGGGCCTGGTCCGCCGGCCGCCAGGCTGCCAACCGCGAATCCGCCATGCTGCCGTTCGCGCTGCCTGACGAAACTACGACAACATCGAGCCGGAACACCTAG
- the ccoN gene encoding cytochrome-c oxidase, cbb3-type subunit I, protein MDVTAASSRVDTFNYGVVRQFAVMTVVWGIVGMAVGVLLAAQLIWPELNFNTPWLSFGRLRPLHTNAVIFAFGGSALFATSYYVVQRTCQARLFCGPLAAFTFWGWQLVIVAAAITLPLGITSSKEYAELEWPIDLLITAVWVAYAIVFFGTIVKRKTRHIYVANWFFGAYILTIAILHIVNNIEMPVSLWKSYSAYAGVQDAMIQWWYGHNAVGFFLTTSFLGMMYYFIPKQAERPIFSYRLSIVHFWALNFTYMWAGPHHLQYTALPDWAQSLGMVFSLILLAPSWGGMINGIMTLSGAWHKLRTDPILKFLVVALSFYGMSTFEGSMMSIKTVNALSHYTDWTIGHVHSGALGWVAMISIGSLYYLIPRLFGEKQMYSVRLIEWHFWIATIGVVLYIASMWIAGVMEGLMWRATQPDGTLTYAFVEAVKAKYPFYLIRLLGGMCFLSGMLLMAYNIAKTIAGKPAVDAPIPASIAASAH, encoded by the coding sequence ATGGATGTCACTGCCGCGTCTTCACGCGTCGACACCTTCAATTACGGCGTCGTAAGACAGTTCGCTGTCATGACGGTAGTCTGGGGGATCGTCGGCATGGCCGTCGGCGTGCTGCTGGCAGCACAGTTGATCTGGCCCGAACTCAACTTCAATACGCCGTGGCTGTCGTTCGGCCGGCTGCGTCCGCTGCATACCAATGCGGTGATCTTTGCCTTCGGCGGCAGCGCGCTGTTTGCCACTTCCTACTACGTAGTCCAGCGCACCTGCCAGGCGCGGCTGTTCTGCGGCCCGCTGGCCGCGTTCACGTTCTGGGGCTGGCAACTGGTCATCGTCGCGGCCGCGATCACACTGCCGCTGGGCATCACCAGCTCCAAGGAATACGCCGAACTCGAATGGCCCATCGACCTGCTGATCACCGCGGTCTGGGTGGCGTACGCCATCGTCTTCTTCGGCACCATCGTCAAGCGCAAGACCCGGCATATCTACGTCGCCAACTGGTTCTTCGGCGCCTATATCCTGACCATTGCCATCCTGCATATCGTCAACAACATCGAGATGCCGGTGTCGCTGTGGAAGTCCTACTCGGCCTACGCCGGCGTGCAGGACGCGATGATCCAGTGGTGGTATGGCCATAACGCGGTCGGCTTCTTCCTGACCACCAGCTTCCTGGGGATGATGTACTACTTCATTCCGAAGCAGGCCGAGCGCCCGATCTTTTCCTACCGCCTGTCCATCGTCCACTTCTGGGCGCTGAACTTCACCTACATGTGGGCCGGCCCGCACCACCTGCAGTACACCGCGCTGCCGGACTGGGCCCAGTCTCTCGGCATGGTGTTCTCGCTGATCCTGCTGGCGCCTTCCTGGGGCGGCATGATCAACGGCATCATGACGCTGTCGGGCGCCTGGCACAAGCTGCGCACCGACCCGATCCTGAAGTTCCTGGTGGTGGCGCTGTCGTTCTACGGCATGTCGACCTTCGAAGGCTCGATGATGTCGATCAAGACCGTCAACGCGCTGTCGCACTACACGGACTGGACCATCGGCCACGTACACTCCGGCGCGCTGGGCTGGGTCGCGATGATCTCCATCGGTTCGCTGTACTACCTGATCCCCCGCCTGTTCGGCGAGAAGCAGATGTACAGCGTGCGCCTGATCGAATGGCACTTCTGGATCGCGACTATCGGCGTGGTGCTGTATATCGCCTCGATGTGGATCGCCGGCGTGATGGAAGGCCTGATGTGGCGCGCCACGCAGCCGGACGGCACGCTGACCTACGCCTTCGTCGAAGCGGTCAAGGCCAAGTATCCCTTCTATCTGATTCGCCTGCTGGGTGGCATGTGCTTCCTGTCCGGCATGCTGCTGATGGCCTACAACATCGCCAAGACCATTGCCGGCAAGCCCGCCGTGGATGCGCCGATTCCGGCCAGCATCGCCGCCTCTGCCCACTGA
- the odhB gene encoding 2-oxoglutarate dehydrogenase complex dihydrolipoyllysine-residue succinyltransferase, with protein sequence MAIVDVKVPQLSESVAEATMLNWKKKPGEAVAQDEILIEIETDKVVLEVPAPSAGVLSQIVKNDGDTVVADEVIAKIDTEATAGAAAPAAAAPAPAAAAPAPAAAAAPAAAGAVAMPSAAKLMAEAGLSAGQVAGTGKDGRITKGDVLGAAAAPAPAAKAAPAPAAKPALQQVSAPVDFAALGDRPEERVPMSRLRARIAERLLQSQATNAILTTFNEVNMKPVMDLRNKYKDRFEKEHGVKLGFMSFFVKAAVHALKKFPLINASIDGNDIVYHGYFDIGIAVGSPRGLVVPILRNADQMSLADIEKKIAEFGVKARDGKLSLEELSGGTFSISNGGVFGSMLSTPIINPPQSAILGVHATKDRPVVEDGQIVIRPMNYLAMSYDHRIIDGREAVLGLVAMKDALEDPARLLLDL encoded by the coding sequence ATGGCTATCGTTGACGTCAAGGTTCCGCAACTCTCCGAATCGGTCGCCGAAGCGACCATGCTCAACTGGAAGAAGAAGCCCGGCGAAGCCGTTGCCCAGGACGAGATCCTGATCGAAATCGAGACCGATAAGGTCGTGCTGGAAGTGCCGGCCCCGTCGGCCGGTGTGCTGTCGCAGATCGTCAAGAACGACGGCGACACCGTCGTGGCCGATGAAGTCATCGCCAAGATCGACACCGAAGCCACCGCTGGCGCCGCCGCCCCCGCCGCCGCTGCTCCGGCTCCGGCCGCAGCTGCACCGGCCCCGGCCGCTGCTGCCGCGCCGGCCGCCGCCGGCGCCGTGGCGATGCCGTCGGCCGCCAAGCTGATGGCCGAAGCCGGCCTGTCGGCTGGCCAGGTTGCCGGTACCGGCAAGGACGGCCGCATCACCAAGGGCGACGTGCTGGGCGCGGCCGCCGCGCCGGCCCCCGCCGCCAAGGCCGCTCCGGCCCCGGCCGCCAAGCCGGCCCTGCAGCAGGTTTCGGCCCCGGTCGACTTCGCCGCCCTGGGCGACCGCCCGGAAGAGCGCGTGCCGATGAGCCGCCTGCGTGCCCGTATCGCCGAGCGCCTGCTGCAGTCGCAAGCCACCAACGCCATCCTCACCACCTTCAATGAAGTGAACATGAAGCCGGTGATGGACCTGCGCAACAAGTACAAGGACCGCTTCGAGAAGGAACACGGCGTGAAGCTGGGCTTCATGTCGTTCTTCGTCAAGGCCGCGGTGCATGCGCTGAAGAAGTTCCCGCTGATCAACGCCTCGATCGACGGCAACGACATCGTCTACCACGGCTACTTCGACATCGGTATCGCTGTCGGTTCGCCGCGCGGCCTGGTGGTGCCGATCCTGCGCAACGCCGACCAGATGAGCCTGGCCGACATCGAGAAGAAGATCGCCGAGTTCGGCGTCAAGGCCCGTGACGGCAAGCTGTCGCTGGAAGAGCTGAGCGGCGGTACCTTCTCGATCTCCAACGGCGGCGTGTTCGGCTCGATGCTGTCGACCCCGATCATCAACCCGCCGCAATCGGCCATCCTGGGCGTGCACGCCACCAAGGACCGCCCGGTGGTGGAAGACGGCCAGATCGTGATCCGTCCGATGAACTACCTGGCCATGTCCTACGACCACCGCATCATCGACGGCCGCGAAGCCGTGCTGGGCCTGGTCGCCATGAAGGACGCACTGGAAGATCCGGCGCGCCTGCTGCTGGACCTGTAA
- the lpdA gene encoding dihydrolipoyl dehydrogenase, with product MSKQFDVLVIGAGPGGYIAAIRAGQLGLNVACCEGNPYDDPKGEARLGGTCLNVGCIPSKALLASSEEFENAQHHLGDHGITVGDVKVDVAKMLKRKDDIVGKMTKGIEFLFRKNKVTLLKGYGKFVGKTAEGFQVEIAGEVVTAKQVIIATGSKARHLPGIKVDNDLVSDNEGALKFPAVPKKLGVIGAGVIGLELGSVWRRLGADVTVLEALPAFLGAADEGVAKEAQKQLTKQGLKFSLGVKVDEVTTAKNGVTVKYTDKDGKAQTLEVDRLIVSVGRVPNTDNLGLDAVGLAVDQRGFIEVDDHCATKVPGLWAIGDVVRGPMLAHKAEDEGVAVAERIAGQKPHIDYNCIPWVIYTFPEIAWVGKTEAQLKAEGREYKAGQFPFMANGRALGMGHADGFVKMLADAKTDEILGVHIVAANASDLIAEAVVAMEFKAASEDIGRVCHPHPSMSEVMREAALAVDKRQLNM from the coding sequence ATGAGCAAACAATTCGACGTGCTGGTGATCGGCGCCGGCCCCGGCGGCTACATCGCCGCCATCCGTGCCGGCCAGCTGGGCCTGAACGTGGCCTGCTGCGAAGGCAATCCGTATGACGATCCCAAGGGCGAGGCCCGCCTGGGCGGCACCTGCCTGAACGTGGGCTGCATTCCCTCCAAGGCGCTGCTGGCTTCCTCGGAAGAGTTCGAGAACGCCCAGCACCACCTGGGCGACCACGGCATCACCGTGGGCGACGTCAAGGTCGACGTGGCCAAGATGCTCAAGCGCAAGGACGATATCGTCGGCAAGATGACCAAGGGCATCGAGTTCCTGTTCCGCAAGAACAAGGTGACGCTGCTCAAGGGCTACGGCAAGTTTGTCGGCAAGACCGCCGAGGGCTTCCAGGTCGAGATCGCCGGTGAAGTGGTAACCGCCAAGCAGGTCATCATCGCCACCGGCTCCAAGGCCCGCCATCTGCCCGGCATCAAGGTCGACAACGACCTGGTCAGCGATAACGAGGGCGCGCTCAAGTTCCCCGCAGTGCCGAAGAAGCTGGGCGTGATCGGCGCCGGCGTGATCGGCCTGGAGCTGGGCTCGGTGTGGCGCCGCCTGGGTGCCGACGTGACCGTGCTGGAAGCGCTGCCCGCCTTCCTGGGTGCCGCCGACGAAGGCGTGGCCAAGGAAGCGCAGAAGCAGCTGACCAAGCAGGGCCTCAAGTTTAGCCTCGGCGTGAAGGTCGACGAAGTGACGACCGCCAAGAACGGCGTGACCGTCAAGTACACCGACAAGGATGGCAAGGCCCAGACCCTGGAAGTCGATCGCCTGATCGTGTCGGTCGGCCGCGTGCCGAATACCGACAACCTGGGCCTGGACGCCGTCGGCCTGGCGGTCGACCAGCGCGGCTTTATCGAGGTCGACGACCATTGCGCCACTAAAGTGCCGGGCCTGTGGGCCATCGGCGACGTGGTGCGCGGCCCGATGCTGGCGCACAAGGCCGAGGACGAGGGCGTGGCCGTGGCCGAGCGCATCGCCGGCCAGAAGCCGCATATCGACTACAACTGCATTCCGTGGGTGATCTACACCTTCCCGGAAATCGCATGGGTCGGCAAGACCGAAGCCCAGCTCAAGGCCGAAGGCCGCGAGTACAAGGCCGGCCAGTTCCCGTTCATGGCCAACGGCCGTGCGCTGGGCATGGGCCACGCCGACGGCTTCGTCAAGATGCTGGCGGACGCCAAGACCGACGAGATCCTCGGCGTGCACATCGTTGCCGCCAACGCCTCGGACCTGATCGCCGAAGCCGTGGTGGCGATGGAATTCAAGGCCGCCAGCGAGGATATCGGCCGCGTTTGCCATCCGCACCCGTCGATGTCGGAAGTCATGCGCGAAGCCGCGCTGGCCGTCGACAAGCGCCAACTCAACATGTAA
- the ccoP gene encoding cytochrome-c oxidase, cbb3-type subunit III, producing the protein MSDFISEFWSYYIAAIALIGIVWCVWLLFSQRKITKAPGGTEDTGHVWDGDLRELNNPLPRWWMWMFLLACIFGLAYLVLYPGLGSYAGVLKFSTQGELAAHRAAQERMQNEIYAKYLKMDVKQVAADPQAREIGQRLFLNYCAQCHGSDARGSRGFPNLTDNDWLYGGDPETISQTITKGRNGVMPPFGASIDAKQAGDVAQYVRSLSGLSSDPIRASRGEGAFKTTCVACHGAGGKGNQALGAPNLSDNVWLYGSSEASIVEAILKGHNNHMPAHEEILTPERIRMLTAYVWGLSNTGGGAGQ; encoded by the coding sequence ATGAGCGATTTCATTTCCGAATTCTGGAGTTATTACATTGCCGCCATCGCGCTCATCGGCATCGTCTGGTGCGTATGGCTGCTGTTCTCGCAACGCAAGATCACCAAGGCACCCGGTGGCACCGAGGATACCGGCCATGTCTGGGACGGCGACCTGCGCGAGCTGAACAATCCGCTGCCGCGCTGGTGGATGTGGATGTTCCTGCTGGCCTGTATTTTCGGGCTGGCTTATCTCGTGCTGTATCCCGGCCTGGGCTCGTACGCCGGCGTGCTGAAATTCTCCACGCAGGGCGAACTGGCCGCGCACCGCGCGGCGCAGGAGCGCATGCAGAACGAGATCTATGCCAAGTACCTGAAGATGGACGTCAAGCAGGTGGCCGCGGACCCGCAGGCGCGCGAGATCGGCCAGCGGCTGTTCCTGAACTACTGTGCGCAGTGCCATGGCTCGGATGCGCGCGGCAGCCGCGGCTTCCCCAACCTGACCGATAATGACTGGTTGTACGGCGGCGACCCCGAGACCATCAGCCAGACCATCACCAAGGGCCGCAATGGCGTGATGCCGCCGTTTGGCGCATCCATCGATGCCAAGCAGGCGGGCGACGTGGCCCAGTATGTGCGTTCGCTGTCCGGGCTGTCGTCGGACCCGATCCGTGCATCGCGCGGTGAAGGCGCGTTCAAGACGACCTGCGTGGCATGCCATGGCGCCGGCGGCAAGGGCAACCAGGCACTCGGTGCGCCGAACCTCTCGGACAACGTCTGGCTCTACGGCAGCTCGGAAGCCAGCATCGTCGAAGCGATCCTGAAGGGCCACAACAACCATATGCCGGCACACGAGGAAATCCTGACGCCCGAACGCATCCGCATGCTGACGGCCTATGTGTGGGGGTTGTCCAATACGGGAGGCGGAGCCGGGCAATGA
- the ccoO gene encoding cytochrome-c oxidase, cbb3-type subunit II — translation MSDKQRFFSHETLEKNIGWLIICTILVVSIAGLVQIVPLFFQHSTTEPDPGITPYSPLRLMGRDIYIREGCVGCHSQQVRTLQAETERYGHYSTAGESVYDHPFLWGSKRTGPDLARVGGRYSDDWQRIHLRNPRDVVPESVMPSYPWLEKAELPTSDIQARMRALVRLGVPYTEAEIAKAPEALKGKTEEDALVAYLQGLGTNRRNVRVDAAAAAPKE, via the coding sequence ATGTCCGACAAACAACGCTTCTTTTCCCACGAAACGCTGGAGAAGAACATCGGCTGGCTGATCATCTGCACGATCCTCGTGGTCAGCATCGCAGGTCTGGTCCAGATCGTGCCGCTGTTCTTCCAGCACTCCACCACCGAGCCGGATCCTGGCATCACGCCGTATTCGCCGCTGCGGCTGATGGGGCGCGATATCTATATCCGCGAAGGCTGCGTCGGCTGCCACTCGCAGCAGGTGCGCACGCTGCAGGCCGAGACCGAGCGCTACGGCCATTACTCCACCGCTGGCGAATCGGTCTACGACCATCCGTTCCTGTGGGGCTCCAAGCGCACCGGTCCCGATCTGGCGCGCGTGGGCGGACGCTACTCCGACGACTGGCAGCGCATCCACCTGCGCAACCCGCGCGACGTGGTGCCGGAATCCGTGATGCCGTCTTACCCCTGGCTGGAGAAGGCAGAACTGCCCACCAGCGATATCCAGGCGCGCATGCGCGCGCTGGTCAGGCTGGGGGTGCCGTACACCGAGGCCGAGATTGCCAAGGCCCCGGAAGCGCTGAAAGGCAAGACCGAAGAAGACGCGCTGGTTGCCTACCTGCAGGGCCTCGGCACCAACCGCCGCAATGTCCGCGTCGATGCCGCCGCGGCGGCACCGAAGGAGTAA
- a CDS encoding heavy metal translocating P-type ATPase — translation MSPPPATSPSASLLAPFPPPIGRDGADTAAPGAGAALACFHCGLPVTDPQPLAADLDGSRRVFCCGGCQALAQTLHAAGFAHLYGDEARFARPIDDDARREAEPVWAAYDAPELRAQFVRPLDGGRAEITLAPENIRCAACAWLIEQHLSRQPGVESAVANVATRRVVVRWRDGAQTVSGLLAALAGIGYMAWPFEVSRTDQQDRRARRGLLMRMAVAMLGMMQVMMYAWPIYTHEATIDPGQLQLMRWASFALTLPVVCYAASPIFAGAWRSLRQRHMGMDVPVAIGVAAGFAASALATVRGVGEVYFDSVTMFVAFLLLARYLELRVRQASRSGAEMLARQLPATCERLATAGAAGERIPVARLRAGDLIRVKAGEIVPADGAVTSGASALDESMLTGESRPVRRCAGDTVLAGSFNTASPLELRVTRVGAGTRLAEIVAVLDRALAEKPRLATLADRVAGWFVATLLVLAALTGLVWGLWIDPSRALLVTIAVLVVSCPCALSLATPAALAAAGAALSRRGVLLARGHALETLARVTDVVLDKTGTLTEGRFAVAAVEPLGEADAARCLALAAAMERGGEHPIARALVAAAPESAGQPLQVSDMRNVPGHGLEAVVAGRRLRLGRADFVRALGGEGRPGPDAPDNPMHPGATVVWLGAETGPLARFVLADVERPETPALLARLRELGVRCHLVSGDNLAAVHWWAAHFGIERMAGEVTPEGKRDYVARLQQQGAVVLAVGDGINDAPVLAQAQVSIAIGSGAPLAQAGADAVLTHGGVAEIATALAVSRQTRRVVRQNLGWAFFYNVVAIPLAATGLVTAWMAGIGMSLSSLLVVANAWRLLRAGKPRRTPLHNGA, via the coding sequence ATGTCGCCGCCCCCAGCCACCAGTCCCTCCGCCAGCTTGCTGGCGCCATTCCCGCCGCCCATCGGGCGCGATGGCGCCGACACCGCCGCGCCAGGCGCCGGCGCGGCGCTGGCCTGCTTCCACTGCGGCCTCCCGGTCACCGATCCCCAACCGCTCGCAGCCGATCTGGACGGCAGCCGCCGCGTGTTCTGCTGCGGCGGCTGCCAGGCGCTGGCGCAGACGCTCCATGCGGCCGGTTTCGCCCACCTGTACGGCGACGAAGCCCGTTTTGCCCGACCCATCGACGACGACGCCCGGCGCGAAGCCGAGCCGGTCTGGGCCGCCTACGATGCCCCGGAACTGCGCGCGCAGTTTGTTCGCCCGCTCGACGGCGGGCGCGCCGAGATCACGCTGGCCCCCGAGAACATCCGCTGCGCCGCCTGCGCCTGGCTGATCGAACAGCACCTGTCGCGCCAGCCGGGCGTGGAGTCCGCGGTGGCCAACGTCGCCACGCGGCGCGTGGTGGTGCGCTGGCGCGATGGCGCCCAGACCGTATCGGGGCTGCTGGCCGCGCTGGCCGGCATCGGCTACATGGCCTGGCCTTTCGAGGTCTCGCGCACTGACCAGCAAGACCGCCGCGCGCGCCGCGGCCTGCTGATGCGCATGGCGGTGGCCATGCTGGGCATGATGCAGGTGATGATGTACGCGTGGCCGATCTACACCCACGAGGCCACCATCGATCCCGGCCAGCTGCAGCTGATGCGCTGGGCCAGCTTCGCGCTGACCTTGCCGGTGGTGTGCTATGCCGCCTCGCCGATCTTCGCCGGGGCCTGGCGCAGCCTGCGCCAGCGCCATATGGGCATGGACGTGCCAGTGGCGATCGGCGTCGCCGCGGGCTTTGCCGCCAGCGCGCTGGCCACCGTGCGCGGCGTGGGCGAGGTTTATTTCGATTCGGTGACGATGTTCGTCGCTTTCCTGCTGCTGGCGCGCTACCTGGAACTGCGCGTGCGCCAGGCCTCGCGCAGCGGTGCCGAAATGCTGGCGCGCCAGTTGCCCGCCACGTGCGAGCGGCTGGCCACGGCCGGCGCGGCGGGCGAGCGTATCCCGGTCGCGCGACTGCGTGCCGGCGACCTGATCCGGGTCAAGGCGGGTGAGATCGTGCCGGCGGACGGCGCAGTGACTTCCGGCGCCAGCGCGCTCGATGAATCCATGCTGACCGGCGAAAGCCGGCCGGTGCGGCGCTGCGCCGGCGACACCGTGCTGGCCGGCAGCTTCAATACGGCCAGTCCGCTGGAGCTGCGCGTGACCCGCGTCGGCGCCGGCACGCGCCTGGCCGAGATCGTCGCGGTGCTGGACCGCGCGCTGGCCGAGAAGCCGCGCCTGGCCACGCTGGCCGACCGGGTGGCGGGGTGGTTCGTGGCGACGCTGCTGGTGCTGGCGGCGCTGACTGGCCTGGTCTGGGGCCTGTGGATCGATCCGTCGCGGGCCTTGCTGGTGACGATCGCGGTGCTGGTGGTCAGCTGTCCGTGCGCCTTGTCGCTGGCCACGCCGGCGGCATTGGCGGCGGCCGGCGCGGCGCTGTCGCGGCGTGGCGTGCTGCTGGCGCGCGGCCATGCACTGGAAACGCTCGCCCGCGTCACCGACGTGGTGCTCGACAAGACCGGCACGCTGACCGAGGGCCGCTTTGCCGTGGCGGCGGTCGAGCCGCTGGGCGAAGCCGATGCCGCCCGCTGCCTGGCCCTGGCCGCGGCGATGGAGCGCGGCGGCGAGCACCCGATTGCGCGCGCGCTGGTAGCCGCGGCGCCTGAATCCGCCGGCCAGCCGCTGCAGGTCAGCGACATGCGCAACGTCCCGGGCCACGGCCTCGAGGCTGTGGTCGCGGGCCGCCGCTTGCGCTTGGGCCGTGCCGATTTTGTCCGCGCCCTGGGCGGTGAAGGCCGACCCGGGCCGGACGCGCCGGACAACCCGATGCATCCAGGCGCCACGGTGGTCTGGCTCGGGGCCGAGACCGGACCGCTGGCGCGCTTCGTGCTGGCCGACGTCGAGCGCCCGGAAACGCCTGCGCTGCTGGCTCGGCTGCGTGAACTGGGCGTGCGCTGCCACCTGGTGTCGGGCGACAACCTGGCGGCGGTGCACTGGTGGGCCGCGCACTTCGGCATCGAGCGCATGGCCGGCGAGGTCACGCCCGAAGGCAAGCGCGACTACGTGGCACGGCTGCAGCAGCAGGGGGCCGTGGTGCTGGCTGTCGGCGACGGCATCAACGACGCGCCGGTGCTGGCGCAGGCCCAGGTCTCGATTGCCATCGGCAGCGGCGCGCCGCTGGCCCAGGCCGGCGCGGACGCGGTGCTGACGCACGGCGGCGTGGCCGAGATCGCGACGGCGCTGGCGGTGTCGCGGCAGACGCGCCGTGTGGTGCGCCAGAACCTGGGCTGGGCATTCTTTTACAACGTGGTCGCCATCCCGCTGGCGGCGACGGGGCTGGTGACGGCCTGGATGGCGGGCATCGGCATGTCGCTGTCGTCGCTGCTGGTGGTCGCCAATGCCTGGCGCCTGCTGCGCGCCGGCAAGCCGCGGCGCACGCCGCTGCATAACGGAGCCTGA
- the ccoS gene encoding cbb3-type cytochrome oxidase assembly protein CcoS, producing the protein METLYLLVPMSLVLVVVIAGALWWALHAGQYDDLDRPAESILLDNDKP; encoded by the coding sequence ATGGAAACGCTTTACCTGCTGGTGCCGATGAGCCTGGTGCTCGTGGTGGTCATCGCGGGCGCGCTGTGGTGGGCGCTTCATGCCGGGCAATACGACGACCTGGACCGGCCTGCCGAATCGATCCTGCTGGACAACGACAAGCCATGA
- the zapE gene encoding cell division protein ZapE, with product MNVTEYYEKELKERGYQSDEAQLRAVARLQQCYDEWVAYKGRRNNALKKLLVRPDVPQGVYMWGGVGRGKSFLMDSFYTCVPVVRKTRLHFHEFMREVHRQLEELRGRPDPLDELAKRIARRFRLICFDEFHVSDVADAMILHRLLQQLFDNGVQFVMTSNYRPDLLYTDGLHRDRVLPAIALIQQKMDVLNVDAGIDYRKRALEQVQAYHTPLDAKANSALRDAFTSIAGVADESPLLHIEHRELRALRKANGVVWFDFATLCGGPRSQNDYLELASQFHTVILSDVPRMTPRMSSEARRFTWLIDVFYDHKVKLLMSAEVPADELYTEGQMANEFHRTVSRIIEMQSREYLESERRTMDTTLT from the coding sequence ATGAACGTCACCGAGTACTACGAGAAGGAACTGAAGGAGCGCGGCTACCAGTCCGACGAGGCCCAGCTGCGCGCCGTGGCCCGGCTGCAGCAGTGCTACGACGAGTGGGTCGCCTACAAGGGGCGCCGCAACAACGCGCTGAAAAAGCTGCTGGTGCGCCCGGATGTGCCGCAGGGCGTCTATATGTGGGGCGGGGTGGGGCGCGGCAAGTCGTTCCTGATGGACAGCTTCTATACCTGCGTGCCGGTGGTGCGCAAGACGCGGCTGCATTTCCATGAATTCATGCGCGAGGTGCACCGCCAGCTGGAAGAACTGCGCGGCCGTCCCGATCCCCTCGACGAACTGGCGAAGCGCATCGCGCGCCGTTTCCGCCTGATCTGCTTCGATGAATTCCACGTCAGCGACGTCGCCGACGCCATGATCCTGCACCGCCTGCTGCAGCAACTGTTCGACAACGGCGTGCAGTTCGTGATGACCTCCAACTACCGGCCCGACCTGCTGTACACCGATGGCTTGCACCGTGACCGCGTGCTGCCGGCCATCGCGCTGATCCAGCAGAAGATGGACGTGCTCAATGTCGATGCCGGAATCGACTACCGCAAGCGCGCGCTGGAACAGGTGCAGGCCTACCACACTCCGCTGGACGCCAAGGCCAACTCGGCGCTGCGGGATGCCTTCACTTCCATTGCCGGCGTCGCCGACGAGTCGCCGCTGCTGCATATCGAGCACCGCGAGCTGCGCGCGCTGCGCAAGGCCAACGGGGTGGTCTGGTTCGACTTTGCCACGCTGTGCGGCGGCCCGCGCTCGCAGAACGACTACCTGGAACTGGCCTCGCAGTTCCATACGGTGATCCTGTCGGACGTGCCGCGCATGACGCCGCGCATGTCGTCGGAGGCACGCCGCTTCACCTGGCTGATCGACGTCTTCTACGACCACAAGGTCAAGCTGCTGATGTCGGCGGAAGTCCCCGCCGACGAGCTTTACACCGAAGGCCAGATGGCCAACGAATTCCATCGCACCGTGTCCCGCATCATCGAGATGCAGTCGCGCGAGTACCTGGAATCCGAGCGCCGCACCATGGATACCACGCTCACCTGA